AAATCAAGAAGGGGGGAAATAAATAAGGGTGTCGCTATCCTTCCCCAATCCGCTTTGCTGAGATTGGGGACTGTCGCAACGAACGTTCAAAAATCAGTTTTGTAATTTGCTGTTAAGATACTTAAGGAAATCTTAAATTTAGCAGTATGGTCAAATTAAAAAGTATGTTGGGCTGGTTATCGGTGATAACCATAAGTTCCACCAGCGCCCTCCAAGCGCAAACAATAATCCCCGTAGATAACTTAGATAGTAGTAGTCAAACTATCGAAATTCCAGTTAATCCAGCGCCCGTCAATCCAGCAACGGATCAAATTCCTGCCATGTGTGGTGGAGACATAGGGGCGCGAATGCAAGGGGTGATTAATCGTTATCCTTCGGGTTGGGGAATTTTAGTACAACATTTAGAGACGGGAGAAACTATTTACCATTACAATGCAGATCGAGGATTTATCCCTGCTTCTAATGCTAAGATATTGACTACCGCCGCAGCCTTGCAACAACTTCCTCCCAATACTACTGTTAGCGGAAACAAATCTCTCACGGAATGGGTTAGGACAACTAATCTCAATAGCAATAATTGGTATGCTAATACCCTCTTAAATAAAATTGGTGGACCGGCGCGCGCCAAAGAAATTCTCAGTCAGTTAGGGATTAATCCTAATAGTTTTAACCTTGTGGATGGCTCAGGATTATCTCGTAACAATCGTGCCACTCCTCGAGCTATTGTTGATACTCTGAGGGTGATGTATAGTAGCCCCCAGCGAGATTTATTTTTTGCATCCCTGCCCACTGCCGGGATGACAGGCACTCTCCGTAATCGCATGAAACAAACTCCCGTAAAAGGTATTGTACACGCCAAAACAGGTACTTTACGGGGGGTGAGGGCGCTGTCGGGTTATCTCGAACGGGGAGAAAACAGTACATTAGTATTTAGTATTATTACCAATCATCCCAGTAGCACAGGCACTCATTTAGTCAAAGCCATTGATGAAATGGTGGTAAATCTTAACACTATTTCCCCGTGCGCCCCAGTTGCAGAAATAGATAATTTTTCGTTCTAGTGTCAGTTTAAGGAAAGGGAGATGGGGAGAAAGGGAAGAAGGGGGAGAAAGGGAGAAAGGGAAGAAAATATCACATATAAACGGTAAAATACCAATTATCCATTGTCAATTATCCATTATTTATAGTATGCCCAATTTTTTATTAGAAATAGGTACAGAAGAACTACCAGCTAGTTTTGTTGACAGCGCCCTCCACCAATGGCAAAAAAAAATCACGCAACAACTGGAAACGGAGTTTTTAAGCCCAGAAAAAATTAATATTTATGGCACACCGCGCCGTTTAGCTGTGTTAATCGAAGATATGCCTAGCAAACAACCCGATAGAGAAGAAGAAATAAAAGGTCCTCCTTTAACTGCGTGTTATAAAGATAATCAACCCACAAAAGCGTTAATGGGTTTTACCCAAAAACAAGGGGTAAGCCTCGATGATGTGGAAGTTAGGGCAACGGATAAAGGAGATTTTATTTTTGTTAATAAAAAAATTACAGGCTTAAATACTACAGAAATATTACAAAACTTAGTACCACAGTGGATAACAGGTTTAGAAGGTAGAAGGTTTATGCGTTGGGGAGAAGGAGAATTACGTTTTCCCCGCCCTATCCGTCATGTTGTCGCCCTTTGGGATAATGATATTTTACCCATAGAATTACCTCTCGGTGATAGCACTTTACACTCGGCGCGCACCACCACAGGGCATCGCATTTTACACCCTAACACCGTAACGGTGGAGGGCGCTGGTGATTATGTTAACGCCATGCAACAAGCCTTTATTGAAGTAGATATAGAAGCAAGAAAAGCGAAAATTAAACAGCAAATCGAAACCCTCGCTCAAACCGTAGGGGGAAAAGCGGATATTTACCCTGACTTACTGGCTGAAGTTACCAACCTAGTAGAATATCCCACCGCTGTTTTAGGTAGTTTTGAAGCAGAATTTTTACAACTTCCCCCCGAAGTAATCACCACCGTTATGGTGACGCATCAGCGCTACTTTCCCATCAAAGACGAAAATGGGCAATTATTGCCCTACTTTATCACCATCAGTAACGGTGATCCTCAAAAATCTGCTATCATTGCCACAGGTAACGCTAAAGTAATTCGCGCGCG
This genomic window from Cyanobacterium sp. T60_A2020_053 contains:
- a CDS encoding D-alanyl-D-alanine carboxypeptidase — its product is MVKLKSMLGWLSVITISSTSALQAQTIIPVDNLDSSSQTIEIPVNPAPVNPATDQIPAMCGGDIGARMQGVINRYPSGWGILVQHLETGETIYHYNADRGFIPASNAKILTTAAALQQLPPNTTVSGNKSLTEWVRTTNLNSNNWYANTLLNKIGGPARAKEILSQLGINPNSFNLVDGSGLSRNNRATPRAIVDTLRVMYSSPQRDLFFASLPTAGMTGTLRNRMKQTPVKGIVHAKTGTLRGVRALSGYLERGENSTLVFSIITNHPSSTGTHLVKAIDEMVVNLNTISPCAPVAEIDNFSF